CACAGTCATTCCCCGGGCGGTACCCTCCTCCCCTCGGTTGGACGGTTGGACGTGGGCGGTGGCCCAGTAGGGATGTCTAGCCTCTCAGGctgaggggcagggcaggagtctcacggggtggggggaggctcaGGTTGGCTGGTTGTCTGAGCACAGGTCGCGCACTCGGGAGCGTTGCTGGGGGCCGCCCAGCGCCAGTCAGACAACTGGTGCCATAGAAAGAGCAGGGTCCGGTCCCTGCTCCGCTGAGCACCCCTGGACGAGTCCCCTGACCTCGTGAGCCTCAGTGTGCTTGTAGGCTTCTTTTGGGGACGAGATGAGCCAGGACATATGTTAGGAATAGTGCTCAGGTGTCCCCCAACCTTTCCCGGActgggggccaggctggggatggggtggcGGAGGAGGCCTCATTTCTAGTCCACGAACCTGGGAGGTCCGGATTCCGGGAAGCAGTAGTGATGACGTTCGGCTGCTCCTGTCCCCCTGCAGCTACCCCCCGGGAGCGGCCGAGCTCTGCCATTTACCCCTCAGACAGCTTCCGGCAATCCCTGCTCGGTTCCCGCCGCGGCCGCTCCTCCTTGTCACTGGCCAAGAGTGTCTCTACCACCAACATCGCTGGGTACGCCCCTGCTTGGGGAAGGGACAGCCGGGCGGGGGCGTGGAGGGTGGAAGTGGGCACCTGGAGGCCTGCAAGGGCGGTCCCTCCCGGCCCTGAGCTCGGGGCCATAGACCGGGAAGGAGGACTCCGGGTGCCTTCCCCTCAGACCCCAGCCCCGGTTCCCCATCTGGGGAGGAGGGCTCCGTCCCCCGAGTCGGGGTGACGTAGACCCTGTCCCCTCAGACACTTCAACGAAGAGTCCCCCCTGGGGCTGCGGCGGATCCTGTCCCAGTCCACGGACTCCCTCAACATGCGGAACCGGACCCTGTCCGTGGAGTCCCTCATTGACGAAGGTGACGGCCGGCCGGGGGAAGGcctgcggggggcggggcccAGCGAGGGGGGTCGGGCTCAGCGTGGGCCCTGCTGACGTCCAGGTGCAGAGGTGATCTACAGCGAGCTGATGAGTGACTTTGAGACGGACGAGAGGGACTTCGCAGCCGACTCGTGGAGCTTGGCCGTGGACAGCGGCTTCCTGCAGCAGCAGAAGAAGGAGGTGATGAAGCAGCAGGACGTCATCTACGGTGAGCCCAGGCCGCCAGGCTCCTCTCGCTGACCAGGGCTTGTCCACGACCTTCCTCCAGCCGGTGGTCCCTCCCAGGCCCCATCTTTACTCCTTCCTTCGAGCCGGTTCTCCTCCTTTGCCGCCGTCCGGTGCCACCCCTGGCGCCACGCTGGGGACCCGTGGCTCTTGCCCCAAACAGCTTACGGCCTGAGATGGCAAGGCCTAAAGGGAAAACGTAGTTAAAGAAACACTCATACCATGCCAGTGCGGAATGTCACCGTGGAGGGGGCCTGGGAAACCTCCCACCAGGCCTGCGGTCCCCAGCCTGGGCCCTGCCCGTGCGGCCTGGCCTAGGTGCGGGGTCCGATGAGCCGTCACCCCGCAGAGCTCATCCAGACGGAGCTGCACCATGTGCGGACGCTGAAGATCATGACACGGCTGTTCCGCGCGGGCATGCTGGAGGAGCTGCAGCTCGAGCCCGGCGTGGTGCAGGGGCTGTTCCCCTGCGTGGACGAGCTCAGCGACATCCACACGCGCTTCCTCAGCCAGTTGCTGGAACGCCGCCGCCAGTCCCTGTGCCCCGGCAGCACCCGCAACTTCGTCATCCACCGCTTGGGTGACCTGCTCATCAACCAGGTGGGCAGGGTCGCCGCTGCCGGGAGCCAGTGGGCAGGAGGCCGGAGCAAGGCTGGGGACTAGGCCAGGGACTAGGCCGTGGCTTTGTGGGACCTGCTGAGCtggcctgcccaccccccccccccccgcccctgccctctAGTTCTCAGGTCCCAGCGCCGAGCAGATGCGGAAGACCTACTCGGAGTTCTGCAGCCGCCACACCAAGGCCTTAAAGCTCTACAAGGAGCTGTGCGCGCGCGACAAGCGGTTCCAGCAGTTCATCCGGGTGAGCGGACCTGGCGCTGCCAGCCGACCCCATGGCCCGAACCCCGCCTGCCCATTCTGGGGGCCATGGCGCGCTGCTGCTGGCTCAGCCGGTTCCCACCAGCCCCTGTGGCGTGTGTCAGTGATGACCCCCTTCTCCGCCAGCGATAACCCCTGTTCACTCCTTGGTCTGGTTGTTCCTCATCCTCAACCCAGGGGGTGCGCTCCCCATTCCCAGGCACAGTCACCTAAGGCCATGGGAGGGCACCAGTGCTTGGGCTCCAAGGGCATGTTCTTGGACCCCCTCCCCGCGCACACCAGCCCTGAGCCCCGCCTGTGCCCTTGCAGAAGGTGACGCGGTCCGCGGTGCTGAAGCGGCATGGGGTGCAGGAGTGCATCCTGCTGGTGACCCAGCGCGTCACCAAGTACCCGGTGCTCATCAGCCGCATCCTGCAGCACTCCCACGGTGAGGGCGGGGCGCTCCCGGTGACCCAGGTCGGGGCGGGAGGGGCACCAACTGGCTGCGCCTCATGCTGCCCCCGCGCAGGGCCCGAGGAGGAGCGCCAGGACCTGACCACGGCCCTGGGGCTGGTGAAGGAGCTGCTGTCCAACGTGGACCAGGATGTGCACGAGCTGGAGAAGGGGGCCCGCCTGCAGGAGATCTACCACCGCATGGACCCGCGGGCGCAGGCCCCGGTGCCCGGCAAGGGCCCGTTCGGCCGGGAGGAGCTCCTGCGACGCAGGCTCATCCACGACGGCTGCCTCCTGTGGAAGACGGCGACCGGCCGCTTCAAAGGTGAGTGCGTGGCGAGTGGAGGCCCCCGTGgcgtgtggggagggaggggcctcCAGCCTGCGCCACTTGTCTGCACAGGGGGGCATCTGGGGAGATGCGGTCTGGGGGCCGGCAGCGAAGTCCAAATCCCGTATTTCCGCCCGTGGGCCACACGGGGCTTCCCTGCCAGGATGGGCCCCTGCGTGCCCGGAGAGCTACCGGTTTGACGAGGACAGAGAATCTCCacgatgggggtgggggtggggcgagaGTGGGGCACCTAGCAGGGCTCCAGAATGGGCCTCGGGGAGACAGCCAGGAAAGCCCGGGCAGGAAGCTGAGCCGGAGGAGTCCAGGAGGGACGGAGCAGACAGAGCAGAGGGGACTGGGGTGGGGCCGGGGCCACAGTTTCCCATCCTCGTTTCCCAGACCCGCCGGCCGCGTCTTTCCCACCTAGAGCAAGGCCAAGAGCGCAGCAGGCCTGGGCTTGGGGTGTGAGCCTGCCTGAGCCCCGTCCGCTGCCGTGAAATCCCCTCTCCACGGGCTGGGGGACGGCAGTGCCGACgggtcccttccttcctccctgtttctctctttcccatccCTCCCACGCAGCAGCTAAGAATATAAACCGCGGCGTTAAAAATAGCAAGGCTGGAGAGCTTTATTTCTGAAGCATTTAGCAAAAGCCCTCCCCTCTGTGTGCCCACAGTTTAGTAAGCTCTGCAAGGACAGCGGGAGAGCATGTGCTCTCTTGACTGTGACCTCTGAGTTCTAGGGACTTGACCTttagtgcccccccccccccccccccgccccgcaccaGTGTTGAGGTGGGGGCCTCAGGATCAGCGCGGCAGGAGGGCGGGGCGGAGGAGGGCGGAGGAGGCGGCTGTGGGGTCCAGGGAGCTGGGGTCACTGCTGCGGGAGGGAGGCATGAGAAGCCCCATCCGCTTCGGGCCGAGGGATTTCAGGGCGCGCAGCTGGAAAGCTCTGCCGTTAGCTGTGAGGTGGGGAAGCCCCTCCTGCTCTGGGAATGCTTTGGACCCTCACAAAAATTCTGCACCCCCTCACCCGGAAAGATACCTGTGCATGTCGTATTCCTGAGTAAAAATACACCACCTCGGGAGGTTTGCAGAGCCTCCGCGGCCTGGCGGGGGACTCGCTTGGGGTCTCTAGTCCCCAGGTGAACCAACCAGCTTCGGCTGGGTGAAGACGGTTTTCCTCTGATGCCCTGGTGACCCCTTCCCGGCTCCTCGAGCCGAGATGCTCTTCAAGCTCGTAGGAAGGGCACATTTCCCCCTGGCGCCCCTGAGCTGGAAGGACGGGCAGgcgggagctgcagagggaggatGAAGCCGTCCAAGGGGGGAGAGGCCGGGAAGAGAGTCGTCGGGGCCCCTGAGGAGGCGGCTAGCTGCTGCCCCGGCCTCTGACGCGGCCCGCCCTCCCTTCAGACGTCCTGATGCTGCTGATGACGGACGTGCTGCTGTTCCTGCAGGAGAAGGACCAGAAGTACATTTTTCCCGCCCTGGTgagctcttcctccccctctctcgtCACAGACAGGGCTCACAggcccttcttcctttcctacccAGGCCGGAATCCCCCAGAGCCCAACAGTCAGGATTGTAATTATTACTACAGTATCGTGAGGAGTAAAAACAGCTAATACTGTGCACGGACACTTACGTGCTATGGGGAAGGCCCGGCATGATCCCTTTTTCGTAGACAAGGAAAGTAAACCTTAaaggtgtttgggtttttttcccctcagtttatttgtttatttatgttattattatttttaaagacttcatttattcatttgggagagagagatcaagagcaggggagcagcagaggcagagggagaagctgactccctgctgggtagggaacgggatacagggcttgatctcaggaccctagatcatgacctgagctgaaggcaaatgcttaaatgactgagccacccaggcgcccctgagtttatttattttctagtaatctctacccccaacgtggggcttgaacccacaaccccaagatcaagagtcacacagtcCCCCGCCTGAGCTGGCCGGGCGCCCCAATAAACCTTAATGTCAGTGAATCTGTCAGAGGTTATGGGTGCTCCCAAGTGCCCTCTGGCCGTGCCAGAGCTGGGGCTCTGGAGTCCCTCAGGTACTGCAGAAAGACCGAAGACCAGAGACCCCAGGTCAGGTTCCCGGGCTGAGTCCTTCCTTTCTGACCCGCAGGACAAGCCCTCCGTGGTATCGCTGCAGAATCTGATTGTGCGGGACATTGCCAACCAGGAGAAAGGGATGTTCCTGATCAGCGCCGCGCCCCCGGAGATGTACGAGGTCCACACGGCGTCCCGGGATGACCGGAGCACCTGGATCCGCGTCATTCAGCAGAGCGTGcgcgtgtgagtgtgtgcatggcCTCCAGGATCCCGCCGCTTCGGGCCCTGCCACAGCACTCCCTGGGGGAGAACCCAGGGTTCAGAGGGGGAGGAACACGGAGGCCCCGGGGCTGGAAAGGTCATCTGTGCCGTCACACTGAGTGTGTCTTGTGCCATGACACCCCCGAGCTCTTCTTGGGAGTGGGAGTCCCGCAGTGTCCCACCTGGCGGCCGGCAGGACACCCACAGGGACAGGAGCACCTGAGGCTGCGGCAGTGGGCTGTTGCTGGGACCGTGTtgcattttacctttattttctaaaaactaaTGGGAAAGGAAACGAAATCCCTGAGACTAGAGCCCAACCCCACACAGTCGAGGCAAGAAGGGAACTGTCCCATGTGCTGAGGCTGCGgacttccagcttctgggggAGACACGTGGGATTTGAGACCCTCGATGGAGCTTCTTTGTAATCTGCGTGCGAAACGTTCAAAACAGATTCTTGAAGATTATGCCAAAAAGAAACTCAATCGGGATATTTCTCGGTTCTTTTAGCATTAGAAACGGGTTTTTTCCACTCGGTAACGTGTgagtttttgttttacttctgcGATTCAGACTTTTGAACCAATTTTTGAGAAATGCACACGAAGCAGGACATCGGCGACTCTAGGAGAATCGTGCCAAATCCCGTCCGGCCACACGCAGGCCCGTGGGGGCCTCTGTTAGCGTATTGATATTTCTCATCATGAAAATTACAGTTCATACTTTCTGATCAATGTCTCGAGCTTCTGCCGTGTTCGGAGCATTGCTAGACTTTTCATTTTagttctaacaacaacaacaaaaacagtgaaGAAGATATCatacccattttaaagatgagaagtaGAGGTTGCCGCCTGGTAAATAGCGGGGCCAGGATTTGGGCCCAGTTGGCTTCATGCCAAGCCCTGTGGTGTCCGTCCTTGCGATGCGACCCCCGCAGGTGGCCTGTGGAGGGGCATACAGACCAGGAAATTGGGATGATGGGCGTGAAGAAAAGCAGGGGTTTGGGAGTGAGCAAAGCCAGCGCTTGGGGCTGGAGAATCTTCCAGGGAAGGACTATGTTCAGGAAGGAGGCTGATTCCTGATCCCTCGACCCGCCCAACCTCACCCCACTCTTACTTACCCTTTAGGTGCCCATCCAGAGAGGACTTCCCCCTGATTGAGACAGAGCACGAGGCTTACCTGCGCCGAATCAAGAGTGAGTCTGCCCACAGAGCTCGCCAAGTAAATTATAATGCATCCCCATGACGGATGGTAGCAGGCCTGGTTCGAGGGTCAGTGCTGGGAAGGACTGATGCAGACCCATGACCAGAAGGGATTGTGGAGGGAAAAGAGCAAGGCTGAGCACGGCATAGGGTGTATGCTACCTCTGGCATAAAAATAACGGGGATAGGTGTGTGTCacatgtgttgtgtgtgtgtgtgtacacatgtgtgtaatATCTCCGAAAGGGGAGCTGGGAGGACCAGGGTGGAGACATTAATCTACTTTTTAGACTTTTATTAGAGTATGAACTAACTGCTATATAAAAAtaccaacaggggcgcctgggtggctcagcggggtAAAGCCTGCTGCAGGATGCCGTCCGTGAGGGTGACGGAGCCCTGAGAGGGAGTCCAGCgccataaaatctttatttaaaaaaaaaaaaaaagaccaacaaaaatcagttttttgttttttttttttaagattttatttatttatttgacagacagagatcacaagtaggcagaaaggcaggcagaggttggggagggggagcaggctcgtcgctgagcagaaagcctgatgtggggcttgatcccaggaccctgagttcatgacctgagccgaaggcagaggctttaatccactgagccacccaggtgccccaataaataaaatctttatttaaaaaaaggaaaaaagaaagttgatacattactttttccaaaaaagggttttctttttcataaatgccCCAAATCCAGAATTAAATACTACCACtcagcccagccctgggcccccagccctggggctgCCCTTCCAGCTTGGCTTTCTGGCTACacatccccgccccccccccccagtgcggTCCCCGGCACCACCCTTCCCCCTAGCCGcccccccctgccctcccctcctccatcaGCCCCTGCCGTGTGCTCATCTGTCCCCATATCCACAGTGGAGCTTCAACAGAAAGACCAGGCCTTGGTTGAGCTGCTGCAGGAGAAGGTCGGGCTGTTTGCCGAGATGACCCATTTCCAGGTGGACGGGGATGGTGGCGGCTTGACCCTGCCGACCCTACCCAGGGGCCTTTTCCGCTCCGAGTCCCTGGAGTGCCCCCGCGGAGAGCGGCTGCTGCAGGATGCCATCCGGGAGGGTGAGGGAGCCCTGAGGGGGAGTCCAGCGCCATCGCTCGGGCTAGACCGGGGCACGGCCCCACTGTCCCTAAACTCCCTGTGGCACCCGGtgtgggggaggctggggaggaggctCGTCTTTGCTGCTGTCGGACACCTCGTCCTCCGTACATTTGTGCTGCCCTTTCAGTGTCCTTCGGTGACCTTTGCCTTGTGCAGGGTGGAATGAGTGGGGTCCCCGGGGTGCCTGACGGCTGCGTGGGCCTTGGGTGGAAGGCGCCCTGTGGTTCCCTGCAGGGTTCCGTGGGGCTCCCCCGCTTACCTCCCCCCTTCCCCGTAGTGGAGGGTCTGAAAGACCTCCTGGTTGGGCCCGGAGTGGAGCTGCTCCTGACAGCCCAGGAACCAGCCTTGCCCGGGGACCTCGACAGCGGCGGTAGCACAAGTCCTGGGGTCACTGCCAGTGAGTGCCTGGGCTGGGGCCAtggtggtgggtgggagggagggcctGGACCCGGGGACCAGAGCTCAGCCCGTGCTCTCCGCTCTCCGCAGATGGTGAGGCCGGAACCTTCAATGGCTCCACTGAGCTCTGCGGAACCGACTCGGACTCCAGCCGGAAGGTGGGCCTCCCGCAGGTGTGAGCGCTGGCCGGGGGCAGGAGGGGCCAAGGGCCTGTGGACCCCTGACACAGAGCTGTGGGGGACAGGTGCCTGCGACTCCCGACCTTGCCTCTCTTTGCAGGACCGGAACGGAAATCAGCTGAGAGCCCCCCAGGAGGTGAGGTGGGAAGCTGCTGGCGGAGCCCCCCAAAGGGCGGGCCTTTTGGCTGAGAAATGCGAGCCCAGTGCGGGGTGGCGGTGGGGAGAGCGGACGTCTGAGAGCGTCTGCAGGCCTGCTGGCCCCAGACCCACATTCAGTCACCTTCTGGCCAGCTCTCCCATCCCGAGGCTTGGGCCCTGTCcccaccctctcctctgtcctcagGAAGCGCTGCAGCGATTGGTCAATCTCTATGGGCTTCTGCACGGCCTCCAGGTCAGCGGGGCCGGGGCTGGACCGGGCAGGGGAGGAGCCTGAGCGGGGCCGCCTGTCCACCGGGGTGGCGCGTTGCGTGGCCCTGGCCCGGGCCTCGGGGCCCCCGCAGCGAGGGCTCTGACGCACCCGCGGGGCCCCCCTCGCCCGCAGGCGGCCGTGGCGCAGCAGGACACGCTGATGGAGGCGCGGTTCCCCGAGGGCCCCGAGCGGCGGGAGAAGCTGGCGCGCGCCAACTCCCGGGACGGGGAGGCCGGCCGCGCCGCGCCCGCGCCCGACAAGCAGGCCACCGAGCTGGCGCTCCTGCAGCGACAACACGCGCTGCTGCAGGAGGAGCTGCGGCGCTGCCGGCGGCTGGGCGAGGAGCGCGCCACCGAGGCGGGCAGCCTGGAGGCGCGGCTCCGCGAGAGCGAGCAGGCGCGCGCGCGGCTGGAGCGCGAGGCGGAGGAGGCCCGCAGGCAGCTGGCCGCGCTGGGCCACAGCGAGCCGCCCCCGGCCGAGGCGCCCTGGGCGCGCAGACCGCTGGACCCGCGGCGCCGCAGCCTCCCCGCGGGCGACGCCCTGTACCTGAGCTTCACGCCCCCGCAGGTAAGGGAGCGGGCGCTGGCGGGGGGGTGCGCGGGGGCTGCCCCCGAGGGGGCGGGCGTCGGCGCCCCCGGGGGCGCGAGGCCGCGGCCGGACAGCTGGGACTGGGGAGGCGACCGCGGCGCCGGCGGGGCATGGGTGCTGCGGGCCCGGCCGAGCTCACTCCCCAGCCCGCTGCCTTTCCTGCCGGACCGTCACAGCCCAGCCGAGGCCACGAGCGCCTGGATTTGTCTGTGACCATTCGCTCTGTCCATCGACCCTTTGAGGACCGAGAGAGGCAGGACCTGGGCAGCCCCGAGGAGCGGCTGCAGGACAGCAGCGACCCGGACACGGGCAGCGAGGAGGAGGGGGGCTGCCGCCTGTCCCCGCCCCACAGTCCGCGAGGTGAGGCCCGAATGGCCGTTGGGGGGGTGCTGCCGGGACGCTTAGGGGGGCCCCCCGCCATCACATCTGAGGTGCCGGTGACTCTTGGGAGGGACACACGGGACACACCTGCGgcctttcccggagcagagcggGGAGTGGAGCTCTAGGAACCAAAGGAGGTAGCAGACCCCGCAGTAAGTCTGTGATatcagccttttctttttcttttttaaaaaaaggtttatttatttggcagagaaatcacaagcaggtgtggggtgcggggtggggggggagcaggctcctcactgagcagagagcctgatccagggctggatcccaggaccctgaaaccatgaccccagccagaggcagaggctttaacccactgagccacccaggcgacccgaTGACAGCCTTTTTAAGTAGaaatagtttgttttattttaatttatttatttgacagctctcaagtaggcagagaggcaggcagagagggaggaggaagtgggctctgagttgagcagggagtctgatgggggactggatcccaggaccctgggatcatgacctgaaccgaaggcagatgctcaaccgactgagccactcaggcacccctaaacatagatttctaagtaaaaaaaaaaattcttaagactgttgaagttcttttttttttttttttttttttttttaaagattttttttatttatttatttgacagagagaaatcacaagtagtcggagaggcaggcagagagagagagacggaagcaggctccctgctgagcagagagcccgatgcgggactcgatcccaggaccctgagatcatgacctgagccgaaggcagcggcttaacccactgagccacccaggcgcccaagactgtTGAAGTTCTTATAGTTGATTTAGGAAATACAGAATAACCTAAAGCTAGTGTGACTTTATATaacaatcttaaaatattttgcatgGTATTAGCCAAAGTGTATCTCCCTATCCTCAGAAAGGATACACAGTAGGCAGGTGTGGGCACATTCCTTCCAGTGTGGACAGAGGTTTCGGCTCACCCATGGGGCACTGTTGGTGCAGGGGTGCACCTGCTGGCCAGAGCCTGTGTCCTCCCACTGActctgccccatccccctgcAGACTTCACCCGAATGCAGGACATCCCAGAAGAGATCGAGAGTCGCGACGGGGAGCCTGTGGCTTCAGAGAGCTAAGGGGGCCCCTCATTCCGTCCTGTGCCCCCAGGAAGAACACACCAGGGGAGGCAAACTCTGGAGCCTCCAGTGTGCCGTCGGCAAGGGAACATTGGAAAGAACTGCCGACTGCCCCTGCCGGCTCTGGGGCTCCTCGGACCCCTGGGGCCGCTGGGAAGCTGGGGGGAAATGGGCCACAGCACCTCCTGCTGGTATCCAGGAGCTACACCACGGATGCCAGCTTTTCATGCCTTCTTCCCTCTACTttaggaaaatttatttatttattgtttattagtTACACGGGGAGTGGGGAGATTTAGAGGACCAGGGACACGGGAACCAAGCCATAGGGATGAGGGGGCCTTGTCCTGCAACACTACTGGGGCTTATTCAGGCTAAACAACGCCCCCCCCTCCAGCAACACCTGAGAGGCGGTGCCAAGGACCAGGCCACCCTTCCAGAAGGGCTGTGGGCGGGGCCgtgctccccttccctcccctgctcactgctgggctcctttctctccatccatccTGGAGACCCCAGGGAGCTAGCCTGGCTCCCCGGAGTCGAGGGCAAGGTGGCGGTGACGGCTctgttggagggggaggggaaagcccACGGGACCAGaatgttctttgttgttgttttcttttttgtaccaAAGCCAACTGCacgtgttttgtatttttaagagatgATTGTAGGCAATTAGAAATCACAGCCTTCTATCTGCGCTTATCAGAAGAgcttgcggggtgggggggaatggcGTCCCCTCACCGGCGGTAAAGGGGGACCTACTCTGACCTCTTCTCCAGCCATTTGGAAAACATTTAGGGTGAGTTGGGGAATCTCTGTGAACCCTGACCTCATCCGCACCTCAGCAGCCGTGACTGAAACCTCATTGTGAATTTGGGGGATTTTCCGGTGGACCCCCAGTGCCCACCAGCCCCTGCCATTTTCTGCCAATttgattgtttaaaaaagaaaagataaagcaaGGAAAATTAAAGACCTGGAACCCCCACGAGTTGCTGTCTCCATGCTTGCCAGCCCTAGGGCCGCGCCAGTGTCCCCTCCAGAGGAGGGGCAGGCCACCTCCCCCGGCACAGGCCACTCCCATAACAAAGTGCCATGAGCCCTTGTTGTGGGCGCTGACAACCGCAAATACATGGGTCAAAATGAAGGGCACTTAGGGTCCAGGGGCTGTTGGGGATTCCAGAATTAGAAAACTGGTCTCGGCCTCATTTGCATGCCCTGCTCAGAAATGACCTCAGCCAGTGGCCCCCTCCCACCAGCGGGCCCAGTTCCTGCCGGCCTCTCTCCAGAGTCCTTCGTTTTCAGATTCAGCCCCGGCTCTGCCTCAGTCTAAAGTGTCAGAGCCCTGGGGCAACCTCTTCCAGGGGCAGCTGTTCGGTCAGTTTCAGTTCTGGGTTTTGCTCATTTCACTTCCTGTTTCTGGCTACTacccctggggctgggggaggggcagagggagggcgtCGGGGCTGCCCAGGCCAGCCCCTGCGCACACCTCCTCAGGGGAGAGGAACTGAAATCCTCTGGCCACCTCTCCCCTGCACCCGCCCATCTGGCCTTCAGCAGGTGCTTTCTTGTCTGTACAGGGTCTGTGCCCGGGAGGGGGTGGGTCTGGAAAGGGAAGGCTcccctggccagggtggcccAGCCTAGGGAGGCCCTGGCTCTCCACTTCCCTCCCAGCGTCTGGCTTCCGGACCTGGGGCTCCGCAGTGTGCAGCATCAGCTGGAAGCTGGGACCCCTCCAGGGTGCAGCGGACAGAGGACAACCACAGTGTGGGTGGGAGAGAC
This portion of the Mustela lutreola isolate mMusLut2 chromosome 14, mMusLut2.pri, whole genome shotgun sequence genome encodes:
- the ARHGEF2 gene encoding rho guanine nucleotide exchange factor 2 isoform X7, whose translation is MNGDVPEVFLAGGDLVSQGHTRRCLSAVESGEQLEEDEEEDEEEEEEEGKTQKRDGFHAVPLRRSGAFRAHGHNHSPFKRHSWGPGREHEDPLSRHELQAPGCTGAREAALLQSREELDNFLGPQSQGSQPAHAGQNCCHPSAGALDHSAPGVLSKSVSMSGISSLLGCSDPAGTLCQSSTAALSQSCSQLERGSGSWTGSPLQRTLSFLLGMTGKAKAREKEKMKEAKDARYTNGHLFTTISVSGMTMCYACNKSITAKEALICPTCNVTIHNRCKDTLANCTKVKQKQQKAALLKNNTALQSVSLRSKTTPRERPSSAIYPSDSFRQSLLGSRRGRSSLSLAKSVSTTNIAGHFNEESPLGLRRILSQSTDSLNMRNRTLSVESLIDEGAEVIYSELMSDFETDERDFAADSWSLAVDSGFLQQQKKEVMKQQDVIYELIQTELHHVRTLKIMTRLFRAGMLEELQLEPGVVQGLFPCVDELSDIHTRFLSQLLERRRQSLCPGSTRNFVIHRLGDLLINQFSGPSAEQMRKTYSEFCSRHTKALKLYKELCARDKRFQQFIRKVTRSAVLKRHGVQECILLVTQRVTKYPVLISRILQHSHGPEEERQDLTTALGLVKELLSNVDQDVHELEKGARLQEIYHRMDPRAQAPVPGKGPFGREELLRRRLIHDGCLLWKTATGRFKDVLMLLMTDVLLFLQEKDQKYIFPALDKPSVVSLQNLIVRDIANQEKGMFLISAAPPEMYEVHTASRDDRSTWIRVIQQSVRVCPSREDFPLIETEHEAYLRRIKMELQQKDQALVELLQEKVGLFAEMTHFQVDGDGGGLTLPTLPRGLFRSESLECPRGERLLQDAIREVEGLKDLLVGPGVELLLTAQEPALPGDLDSGGSTSPGVTANGEAGTFNGSTELCGTDSDSSRKVGLPQDRNGNQLRAPQEEALQRLVNLYGLLHGLQAAVAQQDTLMEARFPEGPERREKLARANSRDGEAGRAAPAPDKQATELALLQRQHALLQEELRRCRRLGEERATEAGSLEARLRESEQARARLEREAEEARRQLAALGHSEPPPAEAPWARRPLDPRRRSLPAGDALYLSFTPPQDRERQDLGSPEERLQDSSDPDTGSEEEGGCRLSPPHSPRDFTRMQDIPEEIESRDGEPVASES